A stretch of Allostreptomyces psammosilenae DNA encodes these proteins:
- a CDS encoding NAD(P)-dependent oxidoreductase, with product MSKTPVTVIGLGPMGRAMVDAFLTAGHPVTVWNRTASRADDLVARGATRAATVREALLANELVVLSLTDYDAMYAILEPATDALAGRVLVNLSSDTPARSRAGAEWAAGHGARYLTGGVQVPPSGIGSPESSTFYSGPKEVFEAHQATLRVLTGTDYRGEDPGLAPLYYQIGMDMFWTALTSWVHAVAVARANGISAADLLPQATETLGGLPQFLEFYTPRIDAGEHPGDVDRLAMGVASIEHVVHTAEDSGVDPSLPAAVLEVFRRGAEAGHGGDSLTSLVEVFGRKAGAQRLA from the coding sequence ATGAGCAAGACCCCGGTCACGGTGATCGGTCTCGGCCCGATGGGACGGGCGATGGTGGACGCGTTCCTGACCGCCGGCCACCCGGTGACGGTGTGGAACCGGACCGCGAGCAGGGCGGACGACCTGGTGGCCCGGGGCGCGACCCGGGCGGCGACGGTCCGGGAGGCGCTGCTGGCCAACGAGCTGGTGGTCCTGAGCCTGACCGACTACGACGCGATGTACGCGATCCTGGAGCCCGCGACCGACGCCCTCGCCGGGCGGGTCCTGGTCAACCTCAGCTCGGACACCCCCGCCAGGAGCCGCGCGGGGGCCGAGTGGGCCGCCGGACACGGCGCGCGGTACCTCACCGGCGGGGTCCAGGTTCCGCCCTCGGGGATCGGCTCCCCGGAGTCATCCACCTTCTACAGCGGCCCGAAGGAGGTCTTCGAGGCGCACCAGGCCACCCTGCGGGTGCTGACCGGCACGGACTACCGCGGCGAGGACCCGGGCCTGGCGCCGCTGTACTACCAGATCGGCATGGACATGTTCTGGACGGCGCTGACCAGCTGGGTGCACGCCGTCGCGGTGGCGCGGGCGAACGGCATCTCCGCCGCCGACCTGCTGCCGCAGGCCACCGAGACCCTGGGTGGGCTGCCGCAGTTCCTGGAGTTCTACACCCCGCGGATCGACGCCGGCGAGCACCCCGGCGACGTGGACCGCCTCGCGATGGGCGTGGCCAGCATCGAGCACGTGGTGCACACCGCCGAGGACTCCGGCGTCGACCCCTCCCTCCCGGCCGCCGTGCTGGAGGTCTTCCGGCGCGGCGCGGAGGCCGGCCACGGCGGCGACAGCCTGACCAGCCTCGTCGAGGTCTTCGGGCGGAAGGCCGGGGCGCAGCGGCTCGCGTAG
- a CDS encoding TetR/AcrR family transcriptional regulator yields the protein METKQHRRRGTGATERGTAAEPGAALGTRERIVRVTARLLQRQGYEGTGIKQIAREAGATLGSVYHFFPGGKQELAAEAIRHGDEEMADLLREGLGSAEDPAEAMVAVTALLAEGLRESDWLEGCPVTATALETLGGSPEIQRACARALANWQELVGAKLLACGFDEQDARELACTVISVLEGAELTSQVTRSDAPLRIAGRHLHRLVEAYRP from the coding sequence ATGGAGACCAAGCAGCACAGGCGGCGGGGCACGGGCGCGACCGAGCGCGGGACGGCCGCCGAGCCCGGCGCCGCCCTCGGCACCCGAGAGCGGATCGTCCGGGTGACGGCGCGGCTGCTCCAGCGGCAGGGCTACGAGGGCACGGGCATCAAGCAGATCGCCCGGGAGGCCGGTGCCACGCTGGGCTCCGTCTACCACTTCTTCCCCGGCGGGAAGCAGGAGCTGGCCGCCGAGGCGATCCGCCACGGCGACGAGGAGATGGCCGACCTGCTGCGGGAGGGGCTGGGCAGCGCGGAGGACCCGGCCGAGGCGATGGTCGCCGTCACCGCCCTGCTCGCCGAGGGCCTGCGCGAGTCCGACTGGCTGGAGGGCTGCCCGGTCACCGCCACGGCCCTGGAGACCCTGGGCGGCTCCCCCGAGATCCAGCGCGCCTGCGCGCGGGCGCTGGCGAACTGGCAGGAACTGGTCGGCGCCAAGCTGCTGGCCTGCGGGTTCGACGAGCAGGACGCCCGCGAGCTGGCCTGCACCGTGATCAGCGTGCTGGAGGGCGCCGAGCTCACCTCCCAGGTGACCCGCAGCGACGCCCCGCTGCGCATCGCCGGCCGCCACCTGCACCGCCTGGTCGAGGCCTACCGGCCCTAG
- a CDS encoding FUSC family protein: protein MTRPAQRRERRAALRAHTSDDRWAPQWLVRAMRGSDAGVPAGPTVRAAVGMGLPLLLGLLLDQVAAAVPAALGALYATTNDRDESHRGRLARIGVPALAGTVGLLLGEALLPAPPMALAAALAALGLVSGAVSGVGPVTSAAAMQFLVTTVVGSGLVLPDPWWLPPLVFAGGAALVLLPGVLPGAFRGARGVARAGERRAVAEVYLAVAELLDTIGGAGTEEEREARAVAARRRLTARLSAAYDTLFGHRLRGGRSERRERRLLDALDAAIALGEASTTLLWEGRPVDPAGARVARRLAEAVRGGTPPDPPPPLPRATPGQCALDDALRAAAAGLGGPPPAPPTGNAAAAGDAAGGAAGAPPTAPAPLARVVEHAARRDLPPARERLIRARDRCTGRSALHYGARLALCMGLAGVAAGLLHGQRVFWLPVTVAFVLKPDFGSVFVRATQRALGTVAGVLVSVPLLLWVPAPGGLAVVAVAAAGCLPWATARHYGLSTAALTPIMMVFVEFTGEPGTALIGERVLDTFVASAIVLVAGYLVWPESWHARIGPHFADAVDAVRAHLEQVLLPREAEEGPDGRGPRAEPSRLRRKAYRALAAARTALEQALAEPPPVSDRAAAWWPAIAALERVTDAVTATTVRLRHGVPYPPPEQAARLVGALDELAAAVRRHRAPDPAVPLPDPAALVPGGTLAEVTERVRAVRLLVGGPDSLPRRPSAPPRLRRRPS from the coding sequence ATGACCAGACCAGCACAGCGGCGGGAGCGGCGAGCAGCGTTGAGAGCACACACCTCGGACGACCGGTGGGCCCCGCAGTGGCTGGTCCGCGCGATGCGCGGCAGCGACGCCGGGGTGCCGGCCGGCCCGACGGTGCGCGCGGCCGTCGGCATGGGCCTGCCGCTGCTGCTCGGCCTGCTGCTGGACCAGGTGGCGGCGGCGGTGCCGGCGGCGCTCGGCGCCCTCTACGCCACCACCAACGACCGCGACGAGTCGCACCGCGGCCGGCTGGCCCGGATCGGCGTGCCGGCGCTGGCCGGCACGGTGGGACTGCTGCTGGGTGAGGCGCTGCTGCCCGCGCCGCCGATGGCGCTGGCCGCCGCGCTCGCCGCGCTGGGCCTGGTCTCCGGGGCGGTCAGCGGCGTGGGGCCGGTCACCTCCGCCGCGGCGATGCAGTTCCTGGTGACCACCGTGGTGGGCAGCGGGCTGGTGCTGCCGGACCCGTGGTGGCTGCCGCCGCTGGTCTTCGCCGGCGGGGCGGCGCTGGTGCTGCTGCCCGGCGTGCTGCCGGGCGCGTTCCGCGGGGCGCGCGGGGTGGCGCGGGCCGGGGAGCGGCGGGCCGTCGCGGAGGTCTACCTGGCCGTGGCCGAACTGCTGGACACGATCGGCGGGGCGGGCACCGAGGAGGAGCGCGAGGCCCGTGCGGTGGCGGCGCGCCGCCGGCTCACCGCCCGGCTGAGCGCCGCCTACGACACCCTCTTCGGCCACCGGCTGCGCGGCGGTCGCTCCGAACGGCGGGAGCGGCGCCTGCTGGACGCCCTGGACGCGGCGATCGCCCTCGGCGAGGCGTCGACCACCCTGCTGTGGGAGGGCCGGCCGGTGGATCCGGCCGGCGCGCGGGTCGCCCGGCGCCTCGCCGAGGCGGTGCGCGGCGGCACGCCGCCGGATCCGCCGCCGCCGCTGCCCCGGGCGACCCCCGGCCAGTGCGCCCTGGACGACGCGCTGCGGGCCGCCGCGGCCGGCCTCGGCGGACCGCCGCCGGCGCCCCCGACCGGCAACGCTGCCGCGGCCGGGGACGCGGCCGGGGGCGCGGCCGGGGCGCCGCCCACCGCGCCGGCCCCGCTGGCCCGGGTGGTGGAGCACGCGGCCCGGCGCGACCTGCCGCCGGCGCGCGAGCGGCTGATCCGGGCCCGGGACCGCTGCACCGGCCGCTCCGCCCTGCACTACGGCGCCCGGCTGGCGCTGTGCATGGGGCTGGCCGGGGTGGCCGCCGGCCTGCTGCACGGACAGCGGGTGTTCTGGCTGCCGGTGACGGTGGCCTTCGTCCTCAAGCCGGACTTCGGCTCGGTGTTCGTGCGGGCCACCCAGCGGGCGCTGGGCACGGTGGCCGGGGTGCTGGTCAGCGTGCCGCTGCTGCTGTGGGTGCCGGCGCCGGGCGGCCTTGCGGTGGTGGCGGTGGCGGCGGCCGGCTGCCTGCCCTGGGCGACGGCGCGGCACTACGGCCTGTCCACCGCCGCGCTGACGCCGATCATGATGGTGTTCGTCGAGTTCACCGGGGAGCCGGGGACGGCCCTGATCGGCGAGCGCGTGCTGGACACCTTCGTCGCCTCGGCGATCGTGCTGGTCGCCGGCTACCTGGTGTGGCCGGAGAGCTGGCACGCGCGGATCGGGCCGCACTTCGCGGACGCCGTGGACGCGGTGCGGGCGCACCTGGAGCAGGTGCTGCTGCCGAGGGAGGCGGAGGAGGGCCCGGACGGCCGGGGCCCCCGCGCGGAGCCGTCCCGGCTGCGGCGCAAGGCCTACCGGGCGCTGGCGGCCGCCCGTACCGCCCTGGAGCAGGCGCTGGCCGAGCCGCCGCCGGTGAGCGACCGGGCGGCGGCCTGGTGGCCGGCGATCGCGGCGCTGGAGCGGGTGACGGACGCGGTGACGGCGACCACCGTGCGGCTGCGGCACGGCGTGCCGTACCCGCCGCCGGAGCAGGCGGCGCGGCTGGTGGGCGCGCTGGACGAGCTGGCGGCGGCGGTGCGGCGGCACCGGGCGCCGGATCCGGCGGTGCCCCTGCCGGATCCGGCGGCGCTGGTGCCCGGCGGGACGCTGGCCGAGGTGACCGAGCGGGTGCGGGCGGTGCGGCTGCTGGTGGGCGGCCCGGATTCGCTGCCGCGCCGCCCGTCGGCCCCGCCGCGGCTGCGGCGCCGCCCGTCCTGA
- the rarD gene encoding EamA family transporter RarD yields the protein MWGAVPLYWTAVDAASSAEILANRMVWSLVFLAIVLALRGDWGWMRPVLRSPRRLGMLVLAAAAITVNWGMYIWGVTSGQVVETALGYFINPLVTIAFGVLVMRERLRVAQWAAVGIGLAAVLVLAFAYGRPPWLALTLAFSFATYGLIKKFVGLSGIQGVAAESAIQFLPALGYLVWLAAQGTATLTSPGTHGWDQTLLLVAAGVVTAVPLMCFGTAATRVPLTTMGMLQYLAPILQFLLGLVVFQEEMPTARWVGFVLVWVALVVLTADAVLAARRRRARERTARPGGGKAAGRTPGAGARGRQPSRGRAATRR from the coding sequence ATGTGGGGGGCGGTGCCGCTGTACTGGACGGCGGTGGACGCGGCCTCCTCCGCCGAGATCCTCGCCAACCGGATGGTGTGGTCGCTGGTGTTCCTGGCGATCGTGCTGGCGCTGCGCGGCGACTGGGGCTGGATGCGGCCGGTGCTGCGGTCGCCGCGCCGGCTCGGCATGCTGGTGCTGGCCGCCGCCGCGATCACGGTGAACTGGGGCATGTACATCTGGGGCGTCACCAGCGGCCAGGTCGTCGAGACGGCGCTCGGGTACTTCATCAACCCGCTGGTCACCATCGCCTTCGGGGTGCTGGTGATGCGGGAGCGGCTGCGCGTCGCCCAGTGGGCGGCGGTGGGGATCGGCCTGGCGGCGGTGCTGGTGCTGGCCTTCGCCTACGGCCGGCCGCCGTGGCTGGCGCTCACCCTGGCCTTCAGCTTCGCCACGTACGGCCTGATCAAGAAGTTCGTCGGGCTGTCCGGCATCCAGGGGGTGGCCGCGGAGAGCGCCATCCAGTTCCTGCCGGCGCTGGGCTACCTGGTCTGGCTGGCCGCCCAGGGCACGGCGACCCTCACCAGCCCCGGCACCCACGGCTGGGACCAGACGCTGCTGCTGGTCGCGGCGGGCGTGGTCACGGCCGTGCCGCTGATGTGCTTCGGCACGGCGGCGACCCGCGTGCCGCTGACCACCATGGGCATGCTCCAGTACCTGGCGCCGATCCTCCAGTTCCTGCTGGGGCTGGTGGTGTTCCAGGAGGAGATGCCGACCGCGCGGTGGGTGGGCTTCGTGCTGGTGTGGGTGGCGCTGGTGGTGCTGACGGCGGACGCGGTGCTGGCCGCCCGCCGCCGGCGCGCGCGGGAGCGGACGGCCCGGCCGGGGGGCGGGAAGGCCGCCGGCCGGACGCCCGGGGCGGGGGCCCGCGGCCGGCAGCCGTCGCGCGGACGGGCCGCCACGAGGCGTTAG
- a CDS encoding 2-oxoacid:ferredoxin oxidoreductase subunit beta, translated as MSEATATAVTADGRSALALVPKTDTKQSAKDFKSDQEVRWCPGCGDYAVLAAVQGFLPELGLRRENIVFVSGIGCSSRFPYYMNTYGMHSIHGRAPAIASGLAASRPDLSVWVVTGDGDALSIGGNHLIHALRRNVNLKILLFNNRIYGLTKGQYSPTSERGKITKSTPMGSLEGPFNPVSLALGAEASFVARTIDSDRKHLQSVLRQAAEHPGTALVEIYQNCNIFNDGAFDSLKDNETRAEAVVPLEHGQPVRFGRPVAVEDGGDGLPGKGVVRDRATGELRVVDVTPENVGDLVVHDAHADSPLGAFALSRLADPDTLFHTPIGVFRDVVRPVYDQAMADQLEQAKATQGEGDLAKLLTGSDTWTIG; from the coding sequence ATGTCTGAGGCAACCGCGACCGCCGTCACGGCCGACGGGCGCAGCGCGCTCGCGCTGGTGCCCAAGACCGACACCAAGCAGTCCGCCAAGGACTTCAAGTCCGACCAGGAGGTCCGCTGGTGCCCGGGCTGCGGTGACTACGCCGTGCTCGCCGCCGTCCAGGGCTTCCTGCCGGAGCTCGGACTGCGCCGGGAGAACATCGTGTTCGTCTCCGGCATCGGCTGCTCCTCCCGCTTCCCGTACTACATGAACACCTACGGGATGCACTCCATCCACGGCCGCGCCCCGGCGATCGCCTCCGGCCTGGCCGCCTCCCGCCCCGACCTGTCGGTGTGGGTGGTGACCGGTGACGGCGACGCGCTCTCCATCGGCGGAAACCACCTGATCCACGCGCTGCGGCGGAACGTTAACCTGAAGATCCTGCTGTTCAACAACCGGATCTACGGCCTGACCAAGGGGCAGTACTCGCCCACCTCGGAGCGCGGCAAGATCACCAAGTCGACGCCGATGGGCTCGCTGGAGGGTCCGTTCAACCCGGTGTCGCTGGCGCTCGGCGCCGAGGCCAGCTTCGTGGCCCGCACCATCGACTCCGACCGCAAGCACCTGCAGTCGGTGCTGCGCCAGGCCGCCGAGCACCCGGGCACGGCGCTGGTGGAGATCTACCAGAACTGCAACATCTTCAACGACGGCGCCTTCGACTCGCTGAAGGACAACGAGACCAGGGCGGAGGCCGTGGTCCCGCTGGAGCACGGGCAGCCGGTGCGCTTCGGCAGGCCGGTCGCGGTGGAGGACGGCGGCGACGGCCTGCCCGGCAAGGGCGTGGTCCGCGACCGGGCCACCGGGGAGCTGCGGGTGGTGGACGTCACCCCGGAGAACGTCGGCGACCTGGTGGTGCACGACGCGCACGCGGACAGCCCGCTGGGCGCCTTCGCGCTCTCCCGGCTGGCCGACCCGGACACCCTGTTCCACACCCCGATCGGCGTCTTCCGCGACGTCGTGCGGCCGGTCTACGACCAGGCCATGGCGGACCAGCTGGAGCAGGCGAAGGCCACCCAGGGCGAGGGCGACCTCGCGAAGCTGCTGACCGGTTCGGACACCTGGACCATCGGCTGA
- a CDS encoding 2-oxoacid:acceptor oxidoreductase subunit alpha, protein MTRQVKQVKQLDRVIIRFAGDSGDGMQLTGDRFTSETASFGNDLSTLPNFPAEIRAPAGTLPGVSSFQLHFADHDILTPGDAPHVLVAMNPAALKANLPDLPRGGEIIVNTDEFTKRALAKVGYAANPLEDGSLSGYHVHRVPLTTLTVEALAETSLARKDAERAKNMFALGLLSWMYHRPTEGTEAFLRKKFAKKPEIAEANVLAFRAGWNFGETTEDFAVSFEIAPAPLPKGTYRNITGNLALAYGLIAAAEQADLPLFLGSYPITPASDVLHELSKHKNFGVRTFQAEDEIAAIGAALGAAFGGALGVTTTSGPGVALKSETIGLAVSLELPLLIVDIQRGGPSTGLPTKTEQADLLQAMYGRNGEAPVPIVAASTPADCFDAAIEAARIALTYRTPVFLLSDGYLGNGSEPWRIPAPDELPDLRTPFATEPNHELEDGTKAFWPYKRDPETLARPWAVPGTPGLEHRVGGIEKADGTGNISYDPANHDFMVRTRQAKVDGIAKSIGDLAVDDPSGRAKLLVLGWGSTYGPIAAAVRQVRSAGQDVAQAHLRHVNPFPANLGEVLRAYDKVIIPEMNLGQLATLVRARYLVDAQSFTQVRGLPFKAEQLATAIQEALANV, encoded by the coding sequence GTGACCAGGCAAGTCAAGCAGGTCAAGCAGCTCGACCGGGTGATCATCCGATTCGCGGGTGACTCCGGTGACGGCATGCAGCTGACCGGTGACCGATTCACGTCTGAAACGGCGTCGTTCGGCAACGACCTGTCCACGCTGCCCAACTTCCCGGCCGAGATCCGGGCCCCTGCCGGAACCCTTCCCGGCGTCTCCAGCTTCCAGCTCCACTTCGCCGACCACGACATCCTCACTCCGGGTGACGCCCCGCACGTGCTGGTGGCGATGAACCCGGCCGCCCTCAAGGCCAACCTGCCGGACCTGCCGCGCGGCGGGGAGATCATCGTCAACACCGACGAGTTCACCAAGCGCGCCCTGGCCAAGGTCGGCTACGCCGCCAACCCGCTGGAGGACGGCTCGCTCAGCGGGTACCACGTGCACCGGGTGCCGCTGACCACGCTGACCGTCGAGGCGCTGGCCGAGACCTCGCTGGCCCGCAAGGACGCCGAGCGCGCCAAGAACATGTTCGCGCTCGGCCTGCTGTCCTGGATGTACCACCGCCCCACCGAGGGCACCGAGGCGTTCCTGCGCAAGAAGTTCGCCAAGAAGCCGGAGATCGCCGAGGCCAACGTGCTGGCGTTCCGCGCCGGCTGGAACTTCGGCGAGACCACCGAGGACTTCGCGGTCTCCTTCGAGATCGCCCCGGCCCCGCTGCCCAAGGGCACGTACCGCAACATCACCGGCAACCTCGCCCTCGCCTACGGCCTGATCGCCGCCGCCGAGCAGGCCGACCTGCCGCTGTTCCTCGGCTCGTACCCGATCACGCCGGCCTCCGACGTGCTGCACGAGCTGTCCAAGCACAAGAACTTCGGCGTGCGCACCTTCCAGGCCGAGGACGAGATCGCCGCCATCGGCGCGGCGCTCGGCGCGGCCTTCGGCGGGGCGCTGGGCGTCACCACCACCTCCGGCCCCGGCGTGGCGCTGAAGTCGGAGACGATCGGCCTGGCGGTCTCCCTGGAGCTGCCGCTGCTGATCGTCGACATCCAGCGCGGCGGCCCCTCCACCGGCCTGCCCACCAAGACCGAGCAGGCCGACCTGCTGCAGGCGATGTACGGCCGCAACGGCGAGGCGCCGGTGCCGATCGTCGCCGCCTCCACCCCGGCGGACTGCTTCGACGCCGCCATCGAGGCCGCGCGGATAGCCCTGACCTACCGCACCCCGGTCTTCCTGCTCTCCGACGGCTACCTGGGCAACGGCTCGGAGCCGTGGCGCATCCCGGCCCCGGACGAGCTGCCCGACCTGCGCACGCCGTTCGCCACCGAGCCGAACCACGAGCTGGAGGACGGCACCAAGGCGTTCTGGCCGTACAAGCGCGACCCGGAGACGCTGGCCCGCCCCTGGGCGGTGCCCGGCACCCCCGGCCTGGAGCACCGGGTCGGCGGCATCGAGAAGGCCGACGGCACCGGCAACATCTCCTACGACCCGGCCAACCACGACTTCATGGTCCGCACCCGCCAGGCCAAGGTGGACGGCATCGCCAAGTCCATCGGCGACCTGGCCGTGGACGACCCCTCCGGCAGGGCGAAGCTGCTGGTGCTCGGCTGGGGCTCCACCTACGGCCCGATCGCCGCGGCCGTGCGCCAGGTGCGCTCCGCCGGCCAGGACGTCGCCCAGGCGCACCTGCGGCACGTCAACCCGTTCCCCGCCAACCTCGGGGAGGTGCTGCGCGCCTACGACAAGGTGATCATCCCGGAGATGAACCTCGGCCAGCTCGCCACGCTGGTGCGCGCCCGCTACCTCGTCGACGCGCAGTCCTTCACCCAGGTGCGCGGCCTTCCGTTCAAGGCCGAGCAGCTCGCCACCGCCATCCAGGAGGCTCTGGCCAATGTCTGA
- a CDS encoding response regulator transcription factor, translating to MRVVIAEDSVLLREGLTRLLTERGHEVVAAVGDAEALLVAVGELAVGAGGLPDVVVADVRMPPTHTDEGVRAAVELRRRYPGLPVVVLSQYVEERYASDMIAASTRGVGYLLKDRVADVREFVDAVCRVAEGGTALDPEVVAQLLGRSRRQDVLAALTPREREVLELMAQGRTNAAIAQRLVVSAGAVEKYVGAIFLKLGLAPSQGDHRRVLAVLKYLEG from the coding sequence GTGCGGGTGGTGATCGCCGAGGATTCGGTGCTGCTGCGGGAGGGGCTGACCCGGCTGCTCACGGAGCGCGGCCACGAGGTGGTGGCGGCGGTGGGGGACGCCGAGGCGCTGCTGGTGGCGGTGGGGGAGCTGGCGGTCGGCGCCGGCGGGTTGCCGGACGTGGTGGTGGCGGACGTGCGGATGCCGCCGACCCACACCGACGAGGGGGTGCGGGCCGCGGTGGAGCTGCGGCGGCGGTACCCGGGGTTGCCGGTGGTGGTGCTGTCGCAGTACGTGGAGGAGCGCTACGCGAGCGACATGATCGCGGCGTCCACCCGGGGCGTGGGGTACCTGCTGAAGGACCGGGTGGCGGACGTCCGCGAGTTCGTCGACGCGGTGTGCCGGGTGGCCGAGGGCGGTACGGCGCTGGATCCGGAGGTGGTGGCGCAGCTGCTGGGGCGCAGCCGCCGGCAGGACGTGCTGGCGGCGCTGACGCCGCGCGAGCGCGAGGTGCTGGAGCTGATGGCGCAGGGGCGGACAAACGCGGCGATCGCGCAGCGGCTGGTGGTGTCGGCGGGGGCGGTGGAGAAGTACGTGGGGGCGATCTTCCTGAAGCTGGGGTTGGCGCCGAGCCAGGGGGACCACCGGCGGGTGCTGGCGGTGCTGAAGTACCTGGAGGGCTGA
- a CDS encoding sensor histidine kinase, with the protein MAIATSGYGGTGTGGAAGSGSGPEAGHEPGRRGRGRGLLAPVSARTWGGLLYLLVGLPTAALMCVFTVVFLALGLGLSVIFVGLPVLAATLAGVRGLGHVERARARALLGARVVDPTPPRPKREGLMSWVGAQLGSGMHWRHVLYMELNLVWTPIALALSLALTAAGWGLLLYPAYRWVFPRWLEQPGMQLWGDDATGRAVYVEQPWEVAGVAVLGLLLVYAAAGVVRGTTAVSRLMVEGMLAPSSLSERVRTLESTRGAAVDTAASDLRRIERDLHDGAQARLVALAMGLGLAKERLEEEPEMAAEMVEEAHGEVKLALQELRDLARGIHPAVLTDRGLDAALSSVASRCTVPVRMEVRLPPAVGEGADRPDASVESIAYFVVSELLTNASKHSGARSVGVEVWEQGRRGRRGRGRGRRLMLRVRDDGAGGAVVRPGGGLAGLADRVRAVDGVFEVDSPVGGPTVVSVELPWSR; encoded by the coding sequence ATGGCGATCGCGACGTCGGGCTACGGCGGGACCGGGACCGGGGGCGCAGCGGGTTCCGGGTCCGGGCCGGAGGCCGGGCACGAGCCGGGGCGGCGCGGGAGGGGGCGGGGGCTGCTGGCGCCGGTCAGCGCCCGCACCTGGGGCGGCCTGCTGTACCTGCTGGTGGGCCTGCCGACGGCGGCGCTGATGTGCGTCTTCACGGTGGTCTTCCTGGCGCTCGGCCTGGGGCTCTCGGTGATCTTCGTGGGGCTGCCGGTGCTGGCCGCCACGCTGGCCGGGGTGCGGGGGCTCGGCCATGTGGAGCGGGCGCGGGCGCGGGCGCTGCTGGGGGCGCGGGTGGTGGATCCGACGCCGCCGCGGCCGAAGCGTGAGGGCCTGATGAGCTGGGTCGGCGCGCAGCTCGGCAGCGGGATGCACTGGCGGCATGTGCTGTACATGGAGCTGAACCTGGTCTGGACGCCGATCGCGTTGGCGCTGTCGCTGGCGCTCACCGCGGCGGGCTGGGGGCTGCTGCTCTACCCGGCCTACCGCTGGGTGTTCCCCCGCTGGCTGGAGCAGCCGGGGATGCAGCTGTGGGGGGACGACGCGACGGGCCGGGCGGTGTATGTCGAGCAGCCGTGGGAGGTCGCGGGGGTGGCGGTGCTCGGGCTGCTGCTGGTGTACGCGGCGGCCGGGGTGGTGCGGGGGACGACGGCGGTGAGCAGGCTGATGGTGGAGGGGATGCTGGCGCCGTCGTCGCTGTCGGAGCGGGTGCGCACGCTGGAGTCGACGCGGGGCGCGGCGGTGGACACGGCGGCCTCGGACCTGCGGCGGATCGAGCGGGACCTGCACGACGGGGCGCAGGCGCGGCTGGTGGCCCTGGCGATGGGGCTGGGGCTGGCGAAGGAGCGGCTGGAGGAGGAGCCGGAGATGGCCGCGGAGATGGTGGAGGAGGCGCACGGGGAGGTGAAGCTGGCGCTGCAGGAGCTGCGTGACCTGGCGCGGGGGATCCATCCGGCGGTGCTGACGGACCGCGGTCTGGACGCCGCGCTGTCGTCGGTGGCGTCCCGGTGCACGGTGCCGGTGCGGATGGAGGTGCGGTTGCCGCCGGCCGTCGGGGAGGGCGCGGACCGGCCGGACGCCTCGGTGGAGTCGATCGCCTACTTCGTGGTGTCGGAGCTGCTGACCAACGCGTCCAAGCACAGCGGTGCCCGTTCGGTCGGGGTCGAGGTGTGGGAGCAGGGGCGGCGGGGCCGGCGGGGGCGTGGCCGGGGGCGCCGGCTGATGCTGCGGGTGCGGGACGACGGCGCCGGTGGCGCGGTGGTGCGGCCCGGTGGCGGGCTGGCCGGGTTGGCGGACCGGGTGCGGGCGGTGGACGGCGTCTTCGAGGTGGACAGCCCGGTGGGCGGGCCGACGGTGGTCTCGGTGGAGCTGCCGTGGTCGCGGTGA
- a CDS encoding M48 family metalloprotease, protein MHCRRNRLKTAVLIGLLSAIILLVGSSFGSEGLQIAVILSFGLGAWAYFNSHLLALRAMRARPLGEFEAPMLHWIVRELSNKARQPMPRLYLSPTEAPNAFATGRDPRTAVICCTDGLLRQLNERELRAVLAHELAHIRYRDTLLSSVAAALAAFVIFLANLAWLVSVDRDDAGDGEDGDAPGAMGGLLLMVLGPLAAVLIQMAVSRSREYRADAFAVRLTGDPAALASALRKLDAGSHDLPLPPEPRLKVAGHLMIVDPFHSDGPLDRIFSTHPSVADRIARLERLAP, encoded by the coding sequence GTGCACTGTCGGCGCAACAGGCTGAAGACGGCGGTCCTCATCGGCCTGCTGTCGGCGATCATCCTGCTCGTCGGCAGCTCCTTCGGCAGCGAAGGGCTCCAGATCGCCGTCATCCTCTCCTTCGGACTCGGCGCCTGGGCCTACTTCAACAGCCACCTCCTGGCGCTGCGCGCCATGCGGGCCCGGCCGCTCGGCGAGTTCGAGGCGCCGATGCTGCACTGGATCGTCCGCGAGCTGTCCAACAAGGCCCGCCAGCCGATGCCCCGCCTCTACCTCTCGCCCACCGAGGCGCCCAACGCCTTCGCCACCGGCCGGGACCCCCGCACCGCCGTCATCTGCTGCACCGACGGCCTGCTGCGCCAGCTCAACGAACGCGAACTGCGCGCCGTGCTGGCCCACGAGCTCGCCCACATCCGCTACCGGGACACCCTGCTCTCCTCGGTCGCCGCCGCCCTCGCCGCCTTCGTGATCTTCCTGGCCAACCTGGCCTGGCTGGTCTCCGTCGACCGCGACGACGCCGGCGACGGCGAGGACGGCGACGCCCCCGGCGCCATGGGCGGCCTGCTGCTGATGGTCCTCGGACCGCTCGCGGCCGTCCTGATACAGATGGCCGTCAGCCGCTCCCGCGAGTACCGGGCCGACGCCTTCGCCGTCCGCCTCACCGGCGACCCGGCCGCCCTCGCCTCCGCGCTGCGCAAACTCGACGCCGGCAGCCACGACCTCCCGCTCCCCCCCGAGCCCCGCCTGAAGGTGGCCGGCCACCTGATGATCGTCGACCCCTTCCACTCCGACGGGCCGCTGGACCGCATCTTCTCCACCCACCCCTCCGTCGCCGACCGCATCGCCCGCCTCGAACGCCTCGCCCCCTGA